A single region of the Capra hircus breed San Clemente chromosome X unlocalized genomic scaffold, ASM170441v1, whole genome shotgun sequence genome encodes:
- the FAM46D gene encoding protein FAM46D — protein sequence MSEIRFSNLTWDQVITLDKVLDEVIPVHGRGNFPTMEVKPKDIIHVVKDQLIEQGIIVKDTRLNGSTASYILASHNGINYKDLDVIFGVELPSDQEFQVVKDVVLGCLFDFLPKGVKKDKITLNTMKEAYVQKMVKVCNKHDRWSLISLSNNTGKNVELKFVNSLRRQFEFSVDSFQIVLDPMLDFYSDKNGNLTNECYPVVVAESMYGDFQEAMTHLQYKLISTRKPEEIRGGGLLKYSNLLVRDFKPACEAEIKTLERYMCSRFFIDFPDVAEQQKKIESYLRNHFIGEEKSKYDYLMTLHGVVNESTVCLMGHERRQTLNMIALMALKVLGEQNILPNTDNVTCFYQPAPYFVAEGGYPTYYVTSGPPPIFFQPYHPLHFHVPNGMI from the coding sequence ATGTCTGAAATCAGATTCAGCAATCTCACTTGGGATCAAGTTATAACACTGGATAAAGTGTTAGATGAAGTAATTCCAGTTCATGGAAGGGGAAATTTCCCCACAATGGAAGTAAAACCAAAAGATATTATTCATGTTGTGAAAGATCAACTGATAGAGCAAGGAATTATTGTTAAAGATACTCGATTGAATGGTTCCACAGCAAGTTACATACTTGCAAGCCACAATGGAATCAACTATAAGGATCTGGATGTCATTTTTGGTGTTGAACTACCAAGTGATCAAGAATTTCAGGTTGTTAAGGATGTAGTTCTAGGTTGTCTATTCGACTTTTTACCAAAAGGTGTAAAAAAGGATAAGATCACCCTGAATACTATGAAAGAGGCTTATGTGCAGAAGATGGTTAAAGTTTGCAATAAGCATGATCGTTGGAGTCTCATCTCTCTGTCAAATAACACTGGGAAGAATGTCGAGCTAAAATTTGTTAATTCACTCAGACGACAATTTGAATTTAGTGTAGATTCCTTTCAAATTGTCTTGGATCCAATGTTAGATTTCTATAGTGACAAAAATGGTAACCTAACCAATGAATGCTATCCTGTTGTGGTAGCTGAAAGCATGTATGGAGATTTCCAAGAAGCAATGACACATTTACAGTACAAGCTTATATCTACCAGAAAACCTGAAGAAATTAGAGGTGGTGGCCTTCTGAAATACAGCAACTTGCTGGTTCGTGACTTTAAACCAGCTTGTGAAGCAGAAATCAAGACGTTGGAACGTTATATGTGTTCTAGATTCTTCATTGATTTTCCTGATGTAGCAGAACAGCAAAAGAAGATTGAATCATACCTCCGCAACCATTTCATAGGTGAAGAAAAGAGCAAGTATGACTACCTCATGACCTTGCATGGAGTTGTGAATGAGAGCACAGTTTGCCTCATGGGACATGAAAGAAGACAGACCCTCAATATGATTGCCCTTATGGCTTTAAAAGTACTTGGAGAACAGAATATCCTACCTAATACAGACAACGTAACTTGCTTTTATCAGCCTGCTCCATACTTTGTTGCTGAAGGAGGGTACCCTACTTATTATGTAACATCTGGACCACCACCTATATTCTTTCAGCCATACCACCCACTGCACTTTCATGTGCCAAATGGTatgatttaa